The window TCATCGTGTTAAAACCCTAAGTGTTATGGTTCTATCCGGTGTTCTGAaactctctttgtttattttatacGCATGCttggttcgattaagttcttGTGTTTGAATCCTTTTCtttgtttgacttatctgattcaGAGTTCTTACCATTTCTTAACTCGATTAttattaaaaccctaatttcttaaaaggttttcctTACTTATTACTGTgagttctttacttgtttctgactttCTTTACCTGTTAGACTAGTTTCTTCACTTTGGTTCTATGTGTGAGCCATGACTGCTTGACcttgttgattaccatgctttGAATAGTCCTTAGCCTATTCATGTCACTCCTGTATGTTTATGTTCCTCTAGTTTGCTACTTTTTTTCAATATGTTTGACCCTGCATGTCTAATATGCATATTCATTCTTTTATAtgttgaagtgcagaatcatgaccttttcttgattgatctttattttcttaagttacgactgattgcaaaacattttcttataaaccctaattttactcatttgtttaaattgattgattcctttcctttatttgctgtGATGTTTTACCCTGCTGAATCCTCTCCCCAAATTAAGTATATTCTGTACCTAGACTCAATTGTATACTCTATATTtttactatcccttatatggtCAGAAATCAATCTTCCTCAGAttgattttatttccttaattattccattagtatccgttaagcagtaattccttgattaaaggaaaGTACTTGTATTAGTgagattctgattgtgattatttccatatttgtgttaaacctTTATTTGTTGCCTTATTtttcactcgttttcaaagctataaaaaccctaccctctcttctttaaaGACACAAACAAtttagttcagaacacacacttatacactcaaaactctctttctctactactacttgtgcttttgctttgtctagccggctgaaagccaaggctagactgtagAATCCGACTTGCtttacctttctgcactttgcattctcaactggtatgtcctagttaattttaaagcctcaacaacaacatgcttctttaattgtttcagtttctctcaTTCTTGTCTACTTCTGCTTGTGATTCTGTCGTGAAACctgcagtcaagttacattaccagcatgctataatgtctccccttcccctttagattaatgcatTCCCTTATGTGTGCTCCCAAGCATGCCCTGTCAATCACTTACTGTATACTTACtatcttatgaatcccaaacccctatcCCTTCCATGTGTTAATGTTTTATgtctggtttgtgattatgccagcatcagctattgttgtgcatgtccaaaccagaCCCCTGCTGGGGTTATGTGTTTACAGACAAATGTCTATGTATCCCAAAATATGTGAGATTCGCCTAAACTTAgagtctgtttggccaagcttctgggAGACCAAAAatacttcttttttttgtttgtaaaaaaagtattttaatAAAAAGTTTAAGATATTTagccaaaataaaaaatacttttgagcagcaacagaagcagtttttctgcttttggggagaagctacaaattctagcttcttccaagaagcaGAAGCGGAAAACTAATTTGTTCAAGACAAAAATAACTTTGCAATaactttatatttttcaaattatcctcattaatttaacatttttcttttcctttttctttttattctactatacatttcttttcttttttattttaatcatagaTTTATTCTTTTTCTCCTATTCGTAAgagtaaattttaaatttatattaaacaatataTTTTGGCATATTTAAAGTATCATATAAACAATAAGTAATACCAAGCACTCAATGTTATTACTTTGGAATAACTATTATATtgattgaaatttttaatttatatttttactttatattttatatttcaattaaattcttttataataaatgtttaaatttatttttaatactaATTGCAAATCGAACCTTTACTATCCTTTTTtggtaatttgatacttaaaagtacttttttttaaaaaaataaccaaACACAATGAGCTTGCAAAAAGCATTATTCAAACGAATTGGCCGAACACAAACTACTATTTTGCAAAAGTACTTTTTCAAAAAAcatatttaaacaaaaaaaaatcatttcaaaataagCAGTTTTTGACAACTTGGTCAAACAAGCTCTTAGTTGATAGCTAAAATTTGTCCCACCATCTCAAGGTTCCACACAgaatggctctgataccatatgtaACAGCTCAATTAACTAGTGATATTGAGCCCGTTTGGATGTGCTTGttttaagtgacttttaagccaaaataatTTTTAAGCCATAAATTAGGAATTCCAACTTTTGACTTTTACcttgtttttgtcattttagcttaaaaataagtgcttaaaagcacttttttactTTACTAACACTACAAAATAGCTTAAAACCCattttggcttaaaagcactTAAGACAAGCCAATCCAAACAAGCTCATTGTCCGCTTTGGGCCTAGATCCACACAACTTTAAAACGCATCACTAAGGTATAAGGCTTGTTTACTTATATATTCAACATCTCATGTTTTGTCATGATATGAGATTCGCTTGGGTTGTGACAACGTAACAATTATAGCCATTGGATTCTCCAATGTTAAGTAGGGAAAGGAACAAAGACATTTCTGAATGTTATGTTAGCGGCTCTAGCGTTATCTTCAGCTAAAAAAGTTTCCCTTGTTACAGAGGGAAAAAAACAAATACAACACAAAAAGGTAGCTAAGCTAGATATTCATAACCTCATCATCATTATGCAGTTCGCAGACAAGCGTAATGCTAAAGGATATCGAAAAGTAAATCCTGCAAGCACATATAAAGGTATGTTTCTACAAGAACATAAATCGTATAGGTATAAATGAAAGGCGGTCTGAGAGGGAGAGTGCAGTAGAGTGATCTCCTGATAGGACTTCTGAACCACATTCTACGTTGGCTTTAAAGCACTCAAAGCCACTACTGGAGAAACATCGCTCTCCACTTGTATCTCAGGAATGCACTATAAGAAAATCTAGTATACTAGCTGGACAATATAATAGGtaggtatttaagtggagaaggataAAGGGACGAGCCCATTATCTACCATGTTTTGAACTGCGCACTCGGGGAAAAAAAGGTACCAAAACTTCATAGCATCTGTTCAGTTCCTATCGCAGGGAAGAGAACAGGAACTCTCTTATGGAGAGGCCATCGATGACACCACAGTTGCCAGTAGAAACTCCACAATCTATGCAAATTGACCAAAGATAATAGGAGTAGAAACACAAAAAAGTAGCTCAAAGAGGAGAAAAGGTGAATGCGGAGAGTCCTGAGCTTCGATACCATCAAAAACAGCTCTCATTCAGATCATCAGACATGGCTGAAGGTATACAATGCATTGCAAGAATATCTGACGTTGCTGCTTTTGCATTTTTAGTCTGCAGTACAACAATCTAAAAAAAACAACAGAATCACCTTGAGAGGTCCagaaggataagaaaagaaaagaaaagaaaggaaaggacATAAAAATCAGATAGAGAGATAACCTGATCATAATCAAGATCAAACTTCATGTATTCTTCTTTACAGGCCTCCACCATGTTAGCCAAGCTCTTCAGATTTTTTATAGGCTTGCCGTTGAAAGCAAGAACCTAGATTACATTCATTCAATGTCAAATCAAAACATATAGATGCACGTGAAAAAATTAACAATGGCAGCTCCCTAATTCGTAAATACTACTCAGCTCTGTAGTCCCACAATATTTTCTTCTCACCTGAGTGTTAACTAGTTCTTCATAACCAATATTGATGTCAGCCACAAGCACCTAATAGGAAGTGGGCAAGGCAGATCAGAAAGGAGCCTTAGATATAACAGACTAGTAAATCGACAAAGAGCTAGACTGACCTGAGAAACCACAACCAGTTGTTCATCAATTGATTGTGCCATTGCGTGTAGGAGTTTGTCCAACAACTTAACTGGAGCATCAAATTCATAATCTTTTCCATACTAAATTTAAGGGAAAAAAGTGGTACCCAAGCAAGATATGTAAGCCCTCAAAGGCATGGCgaacaagtaataaataaaatatgaagtTATGCAGTTGATTACAAACCTCTGAACGTAAATATGGAACAGAAACAGCAGTGAAAACAAATCCACCGACAATGTAGTAAGAAGGAGGTTTTCCCTTGATATGAGCTGGAATCAATCGTTTATGTGCGTTAAGCTTTATTTTGAATTCTAGAGTCTTAGATTTACGAAGAACTTTCACTCGAGCATCATCTCCAGTATATTTTTGAGAAACAAGATAGCTGAAACCAATGCGCTCTCCATGCCTAACGGTACTGAAAaataacaataccaaaatcagaaatttacaattttcaaaataataataataatgaagttCAGAAATTCAGTGATAGAGAGTTTCTAATTTCCATCTCACAAAGTCATCTATATTTGTGATTAGAACTTAATTTTTAGTCTCTTAGGTGTAGCTGGGATTGAGTTTGGAGCTGGGCCAAATATAGGGCCTCCCACAAGAAAAATATGCAACATCCATTATTCCTCCCAACCATCTCTCTTTGGCACCTATATGATCCTTTTTAATCATATCAATGGGGATTCCACAAATCAATTATTCCCAGCTAAACAATGGGATGCTTCTTGAACCCTAGTGCGAGGATTATGAATTGGACAATCCTGCAATACCTAACATATTTATCAATGTTTTGAGTAGCCAATACAATAGCCAGTATTACCAAAGCAAGCAACACAAAATTGTTCTGTATTTTCTTCTGCCCCTTCACCCATAACTAACAAAGACTTTTATTTCTTACTTCCAGAGTGGTCAAATAAGTTAATCGCAGCATAGAAGAGAGAGAATTCCAAGAGGTATGAAAGATATTACTATCAACTGTGcacaagaatgaaatgctgacAATAGTAACAATTCTATCAAGATAAATAGAAATGAACTAAATGCAGTCTTCTGCACTGACATAAATTGCTTGAGAAACTAGATTTACTACCCTATTGAGCAATGTTTACATTACACCATAATGTATTTGACTACCAAAATGAACATCTTTGCATGAAAGGTTAATATGTATTTAACTACTAGACAATTCAATACCTAAATTAAGAAAAGCAGACCATATGGAAaaaactaaacataccaacaacgAGTAAGGACAAAGCTCAAAACATATTCCAGAGCACCAATGGATAGACATCTAGTAAACGAATTTGAATCTATTCCCCACTTTTATAGTAATCGTTATGTTTCTTTTGTTCAAAAAGGAATAATCATTTTTCTTTGTTCAGTCCCTTTCTAATCGCCGGGTACCTAAATCACAATGATGATTTGCACAGTATCTCAACATCTATTGAATGTTGCGGATACATTATATGGAATTTACCAGAATTTCATATTTCCTTTACAGATAAGCATCTAAAAGATAAAATACTCAAGAAAAGCAGACAaataaagggaaaatgaaatCTTGATGCTTTCAtgatttcaatttcctttcttgcTCTTGAGCACAACTATACAGTCCACTCACACTAGTCGGACATCACCTGACGTTAAATAGTAGTGTCTTATCTCTTCTTTAAACTTGTTTGTTAACTTCTCACTAGATAATGAATATGCAACTTTGACTAATCTACACTTATCTAGCGTTCTTTCTTCTGAATATAAATCATAATCTTTAAATCACCATTTTTGTAATCAATAAGATCAAATACACATAATTGGAGAACAGGAAGAGACTTCAATACTAGGTATCACATTCCATAAGGTCTTTCATACTCCCACTGTTTTATTTTACATGATGATATTTGACTAGGCATGAGATTTAAGAAAGATTTACTTTTGACTCATAAGCTAAACATGTTTAACATACAAAAATGGCCCTAGAATCTAGCGGTCATAATACAACAGCAAAAGAGAAGGTGGTTCCGGTACAAGGAATTAAAGGGTACATAATAAGTGTCTGCTACTAGAATGGTTATGGAGACACGACTGTGAAGAACAACCTTTATGGAGGCAGATGACAAATCAAAAGTGTGGTTAAGAGGGTCACTAGTGTACTAAACCAGTGAAAACTTCATTTGGGGTGAGCACTTGGAGAACCATCAGACAGCAATGGCCTATTTTTGTTGCTAATATTGGCTTCGGTATTGGAAATAGTCAGAAAAAAAACCTTTAGGGTTGACAACTGGCTAGGGTATGGTCCTCTCGAGGAACTCTTTCGAGAAATGTACAAATCGATCATTATATATCCTTTTCTTTCTGCGACGGAATGGAAGAAAAGTAATGAAACCCGCGCAACCCCTACTCTAATCAATAGACTAAAGGCCCCTACTGAAAATATGTCGCAAACTACGACCCAGAGTTTCGCCCTTTGAAGCGCCAGTCGCGTAGGGCGACCGGGCCAGGCCGAGTCAGAAAGGCTTTGATGACTCAAGGTTCATATTAGGGAAAGGAGAGTGAGGGGACGAGGGGGAAGCCGGACTAAAATATAAATCTATCATTTCAATAGGAAGCACATTGATATTAAGAGAACTGTCTCAAACATGTCTAATTTGGGATGAAATCAGTGTTCACCTGTTCCATCATTGGCTATATCAACTCCGTCAAAGCTAAGGATAACATCTGAAGGCTTTAGAACATTAGATTCTGGAGCCGTAGGCTCAACTCTTCGGATCCGGACACCCTTCTGATTATGTGCCATACCAACCGACTTGCGGAGGTCGGGATTTTCCATTTTTTGCCATTCAACTCCAATGACAGGAAAACCTACAATGTAGGAGAAGCCCATATAAGACATAAGTTTGCACTTTGAGACCATCAATTTAATCAAGTTCAAGATGTTATTGGAATTTTCATGTACCTGTATATGCTCCATTCTTCTCATAATCTTGGATGAAATGCATAATTACTGGAGTTGGTATGACATAACCGATGTTCTCGGCATCTTCATGCTTAAGGGATTGAAATGCAATACCTACACACTTCCCCTTATCATTGAATGCAGGTCCACCAGAATTTCCAGAATTGATGGCAGCATCTATCTGCACAATAATCTCACCGAATTAAAACCATAGCAAccaaattaaggaaataaaaaccACATATCATATTAAAGAAAATATCTGCAGGAAGGGAGAAACTTCAAAACATAACCTGCAATCCAAGGAGCTCGGTCGACACATGAACATAAGATAGTATCTCAATGCGCGAGACAACACCGCTAGTCACAGAGATCGTATCTCCTCCTATAGGGTATCCAACAACAGTTACAGCATCTTGCAGTGCAGGCAAATCCCCAAATTCAAGAGGTGATACTCCTTCCCAGAACTCATCATCATTCACAGTTAACATTGCTGTTtcataataacaacaaaatagCTAGCTTAAGATCTTTTTAGTACTGAATTTACCAAATTCTAACAGTAAAATGATGCAATTAAGGGGAGTGTTTGTATGACGAAAAACTCCTTCCTTTATGAAATCATTTTATGATATTTGGTCGCCTTAAATTGTTCTGAGGAATAATATTTTTTGATAAACAATAAATCCCTGGGGCCAGTGGCACACGGTTCGAAACGCGATGGATCATGCACCCGCCCCTCtatccttctccacttaaataccaaatTTTTGTTTGTGGCACTGTTAAAACATGCGAGATGCACCTAACCCCTACATCACAAGTTGCGGTtttaccactagaccaaagctTTGGGCCAAAGGAATAAAATTTCACTGAAATGTACAAAAATCTCAACTTTTATTCCATATCACTCGCTTCCACCAATGTTATCAATCTTTCCTACCAAAAAAATGTCACGGGATCATTATTAAGCCCAATCAAACACTAATTATTTCCCAGGGTAAAACATTGTCCCCGTACCAAATGCACACTAGGTTAGTAACATTGAATTGACAATCTGATGTCTGTCCAAGAAAAATAATGGAAACTAAggcaagatatatatatatataacagctaagaaaattgaagattcaGGCAAACAAAAATTAGTAAATTACTACTCTCaatcccaatttatgtgatggtGTTTTCTTTTAGTCTGTCCCAAAATGACATCTTTCTACATTTAAAAACAATTTAACTATAAACTTCTCATTTTACCAAAATTGAAGATTCAGGCAAACAAAAATTAGTAAATTACTACTCTCaatcccaatttatgtgatggtGTTTTCTTTTAGTCTGTCCCAAAATGACATCTTTCTACATTTAAAAACAATTTAACTATAAACTTCTCATTTTACCCTTGATGAGATGATTTAAGCTCCACAAATGTCTAAGACTTGTTTTAGACCACGGATTTCCAAAGTTCTTTTCTTTCGTAATCTTAGTGCAGTCAAATATCAACACATAAATCAAGACGAGGAGTAAAAATTAGTTTAAGTTTAATGCACTAACAATACAAAAATTATGTACACAATTAGGTCACTTGAAAGTTAATTGCAGATAACTCTGTTTAATAGCATTAATAATTGATAACATATAATAAAgggtttaagttatatacacatGGGTGTAAAAAAATTACACTATTAGATCACCAAAACACATGTACAGGTATACCTCCTTAAAATGTCGGATTTGTAATGTTAGTAAGACAAGTTACATGCTACCATAAGTAAAAGTGAcctaatgatgtaaaaatttcttatTCTTAATAGCATTAATAATAAGGAGTTAATTGCAGATAACTCTGTTTAATAGCATTAATTGATAACATATAATAAAgggtttaagttatatacacatGGTGTAAAAAAATTATACTATTAGATCACCAAAACACATGTAGAGGTATACCTCCTTAAAATGTGGGATTTGTAATGTTAGTAAGACAAGTTACAAGCTAGCATAAGTAAAAGTGACATAATGATGTAAAAATTCCTTATTCTTACGGTGCATATAACTTAAACTCTATAATAAATGGTAACTGAACTGCTATAACACATTAAATAACACTACTAATGTATAGAAAACATAACATTGTCGGTGTATATAAATCTCGTAAAAGTTATGGAACATACCAATGTCACACTCAGTTCCAATGGAGAGTACAGTAGCTAGGTATTTTGTATCAGAGCCACGTTTCTTGAGCTTAACTTGAGTATGATGCTCCACAGAGTGAGCATTTGTGAGCACTCTTTTTCCACTAATTATGAAACCACTACTACTAGAGCTGTATTGTCTCTTCCTCTGCCACGGAAGCGAGAAATTCGGATCTGTGTGCACGCAGAACACTTTCACCACCGCATCCATCGACGGTGCCGCCTTCGCCGCTGCGGTAGCCAACTCCGCGACATGCCTCAAGTCGCCACTCAATACTGTGGCGGTGAGTTCGCCGTGGTTGTGGTCGGGGAATCTATGGCCTCGTCTCTCCGGTGACGCCGCAATATCCCTGTCAACTACTTCTTCGACTTTCCTCAGGCGGCCACGGCCGCGGCGGTGAGTTTGTGTATCGCCGTTGGTGGCGGTCTCGACAGGGTTTGCAGAAACTGCGCCTTCGTCTACGGCTGTTTCCGCGCCGCCGCCGGAGTCCGACCCCGCATTTTTAGGTTTTCGGCCTCTTTTCCTCTTTAAGTCTACCATTGAAACGAAAAAGGAACGTTCTTCCAAAATGTCAAAGAAGTAAAAAGCACGAAATCGGAGGGCTTCACTTAGAAAGAGTAAACTCAGTATTCTTTTGAGAGAAAAGTTTCAAAATGGAAATGAAAAAGGAGCCATTTTAGCTGGCTGCtgctttttgagttttgagttacTGAGAAGAAGCTGCTATAAGGATCCCACTTTGCCCGCTCAAATTTTGTCCTTTAATTGGGTTTTGTAAGAATTTGCAGCCCAGATAGATTTTAGCCCACTGCCATAAAATCAGCCCAATTCCATATTTGAAGGGGAAGTGCACGGTTGGCCACTAATAatacatgtatttacttttaagccaccgtttaaaatgtctttagtctttagccactgctttaataaactttaactgccCGGACAAAAATACTcttctgctcatgtccttaacttttgtacttaacttcaggacttcaggactacatgtccttaacttttgaacctgtaactctaagttcaggacttcaggactacatgtccttaatttttgaacttgtacctctaagttcaggacttcaaggTTGCAtgtctttaacttttgaacttggaactcaaacttcaagaccaagcgtccttaacttttgaacttgtaagtaaaagttaaggacctattgtctttaacttttgaacttgtaactgtaagttaaggactgtttgtccttaacttttgaacgtgtaactgtaagttaaggactgtctgtccttaacttttgaacttggaaatcaaagttaaggacctttgaacttgtaactgtaagttaaggactgcatgtccttaacttttgaacttgtaactataagttaaggattgtctgtccttaactttagaacttgtaactgtaagttaaggactgcatgtccttaacttttgaacttgtgtccTTAACAATTGAACTTAACTTTAGGACTTCAAGACTAcatttccttaacttttgaacttgaaactctaagttcaggaccatgtccttaacttttgaatttaacattaggacttcaggactacatgtccttaacttctggGAAGGAATTGCATTTCCTGTTTACTCAtcactctttttcttattttcacaaCTTTTAGatctaaaaataaattcaaggAGCTAAGAGCAAATAAACCATATTACATTAGACTCACTAGAAAGAAAAATAACTAGGAACCGATTCTGCCACAAGAGAAATGGCAGAAGCATAATAGCTTCAACGTCAACcaaattttaaacaaaaaagTAGAGATGAATCTAAAATCTTCACGAAAGCTCCCATAAAACGTCATATCCGAAAAAAGTCCACTGAGgtccatttctaacatgcttcgACATAGCAGCGATTTGTACCAAGAAAACACCAGAGAATACGAAGTCTTTATGTTTTGAATGCATTGGTGTATTTCCGTTTGGGGAGGAAAGGGCAACacagtcttttcatattaattttaatagactagtggctactattgctaagcattaaaaatgttggataaaaagtaaataccagcTTAAACAATGGCTACCCCACGCCATTTCTACTATTTGAAGATGAAGTTGAAAAAGAGTGTCCATTATAATGTGAATAGAAGAAAATAATCCTATAAATATCTAATAAGTATGTTTTATTTATCAATCTCTTGTATTATAGTTTTTCAACAATTATGTAAAAAGGGTCATATAACTAAAAAATATTTGTAATAATGATAAATCGATTTTCTGCGGGCTGGTAATATAATACTTCATCCGCCCCACTTTGTTTGACATTATTTCGTTTTTgaaaatgacacatttctatacTTTCTTATTATTACGATAAATTCGCAGGAAAAGAGTAAAGTACATGAATTCTCTATCTCTTTCctttgttgtgtgtgtgtgtgtgagagagagagaacaAACTCTCGATATACAGACATATCTCGTTGAATATAAAATTTTTATGATATATTTAAAATGATAATTTCTTTATGGGACAGAGTGTTGGCCAATCAAGAACTCCCATGTACAGAAGATGAAGGTGGCCGAAATGAGGACATTGAGATGGATGTGGGGACATACCAGGTTAGATAGAATTAGAAATAAAGTTATTCGGGGCAAAATAGGTTGGCCCctgtggaggataagatgcgggaggcgagacttagatggtacgggcatgttaagaggagagCCGTTGATACTCTTATGAGGAGGTATGAGAGGCTGGCGTTGGAGGGCCAACGAAGAGGTAGAGGCAGGCCAAAcaaatattggggagaggtgattaggcgaGATATAACCATAGATAGGAATGTATGGAGGTTGAGAATAAAGGTAAAGGGTTAGGTAGTTGAGTGTTCTCCTGGTTTGTAATAGTAGCTTTGATACATCACTTAGTGTccttcttgtatttttttttattgctatattgttgttattacttgttgCTATCTTGTTTCAGTTTCTAATTGCATTACTTAGTGTTAGTTTGTATTTTTGCTTCAGTTGTCAGATTGGTTTGCTTGTTATTTTCCCTTCCATTTTTCCTTCCTGAGtcaagggtctatcggaaataacatCTCTACCTTTCTAAAgacaggggtaaggtctgcatacactctACCCTTCCTAGACCCCACTTATGGGACTACACTAGTGTTTACCCGTAAAaaggtacagttaaatttatacgtggtttatagacaagtgaattaactTGATCCCAAGATGATGAATAAATTATATAGAAATGTAATACTTAGCCTTGATATGGAGATAAAACAGCAGAAATCGTAATTCCGGGAGTAGGGCTTCCGGGGacaataataattatataaattagcaagaagataaaattatattgAGCTTTGAACAAAGTGTAGCATATGTTTGTTAGATTATTCCTCACTTACAATGATGGtggagctcactatttataattgtacctagggaacaaggtcctaggatcatgcccctCTTAAATGACTATTACAAGGGCCATTaaagaatgtgtaacggtaggCGATAAATATCTTATTCTCTGTAA is drawn from Nicotiana tabacum cultivar K326 chromosome 22, ASM71507v2, whole genome shotgun sequence and contains these coding sequences:
- the LOC107763874 gene encoding protease Do-like 9; translated protein: MVDLKRKRGRKPKNAGSDSGGGAETAVDEGAVSANPVETATNGDTQTHRRGRGRLRKVEEVVDRDIAASPERRGHRFPDHNHGELTATVLSGDLRHVAELATAAAKAAPSMDAVVKVFCVHTDPNFSLPWQRKRQYSSSSSGFIISGKRVLTNAHSVEHHTQVKLKKRGSDTKYLATVLSIGTECDIAMLTVNDDEFWEGVSPLEFGDLPALQDAVTVVGYPIGGDTISVTSGVVSRIEILSYVHVSTELLGLQIDAAINSGNSGGPAFNDKGKCVGIAFQSLKHEDAENIGYVIPTPVIMHFIQDYEKNGAYTGFPVIGVEWQKMENPDLRKSVGMAHNQKGVRIRRVEPTAPESNVLKPSDVILSFDGVDIANDGTGPFLHGERIGFSYLVSQKYTGDDARVKVLRKSKTLEFKIKLNAHKRLIPAHIKGKPPSYYIVGGFVFTAVSVPYLRSEYGKDYEFDAPVKLLDKLLHAMAQSIDEQLVVVSQVLVADINIGYEELVNTQVLAFNGKPIKNLKSLANMVEACKEEYMKFDLDYDQIVVLQTKNAKAATSDILAMHCIPSAMSDDLNESCF